A part of Acidimicrobiales bacterium genomic DNA contains:
- a CDS encoding DUF4287 domain-containing protein: MGETIVRNLPKKTGHTLDEWIELLDMEAPAGRHQRIEWLSTEHGLGPFTAAVIVERAERVTNGDGVAAEAPTVEAVIAAQYAGLREKLRPILDRLVAAAEDLGDDVAVSPRQTYVTLSRTRVFAIVQPSTRHRVDLGLALAGHPYTDRLRPAGSLGSERITHKVGLTSAAGVDEDVLAWLAEAYKTSDAD, translated from the coding sequence ATGGGCGAGACGATCGTCCGGAACCTCCCCAAGAAGACGGGCCACACCCTCGACGAGTGGATCGAGCTGCTCGACATGGAGGCGCCCGCCGGCCGCCACCAGCGGATCGAGTGGCTGTCGACCGAGCACGGGCTGGGGCCCTTCACCGCGGCGGTGATCGTCGAGCGAGCCGAGCGCGTCACGAACGGCGACGGTGTCGCGGCAGAGGCGCCCACCGTGGAGGCGGTGATCGCAGCCCAGTACGCCGGGCTCCGGGAGAAGCTCCGGCCCATCCTCGACCGGCTCGTCGCCGCGGCCGAGGACCTCGGTGACGACGTGGCCGTGAGCCCACGCCAGACCTACGTCACGCTGAGCCGCACCCGCGTCTTCGCCATCGTCCAGCCCTCGACGCGCCACCGGGTCGACCTGGGCCTGGCCCTCGCCGGGCACCCGTACACCGACCGGCTGCGCCCGGCCGGCAGCCTCGGCAGCGAGCGGATCACCCACAAGGTGGGCCTCACCTCGGCCGCCGGCGTCGACGAGGACGTGCTGGCCTGGCTCGCCGAGGCCTACAAGACCAGCGACGCCGACTGA
- a CDS encoding heme exporter protein CcmB, with amino-acid sequence MWRDAALVAGKDLRLEARSRVATGQVAPFALLVLLLFAFALDPDRGVLEQATPGLFWLAVLFSALLAVQRSFAVESADGVRDGLRLSGLDPAGVFVGKAAAVASELLALQVLLGVGVVVLYGASPRSAGLLLLTSLAATVGLAATGTLYGVLAAGLRARDTLLPLLVLPVLAPVLIGATRAYEAALAGTPSEGWPWVALLTVFAVVAVALGVVTFGPLLEET; translated from the coding sequence ATGTGGCGTGACGCCGCGCTGGTGGCCGGCAAGGACCTCCGCCTCGAGGCCCGGTCCCGGGTCGCCACCGGGCAGGTCGCGCCCTTCGCCCTGCTGGTCCTCCTGCTCTTCGCGTTCGCCCTCGACCCCGACCGGGGGGTGCTCGAGCAGGCGACGCCCGGCCTGTTCTGGCTGGCCGTGCTCTTCTCGGCCCTGCTGGCGGTGCAGCGGTCGTTCGCGGTCGAGTCGGCCGACGGGGTCCGCGACGGGCTGCGCCTGTCGGGCCTCGACCCCGCCGGGGTCTTCGTCGGCAAGGCGGCCGCGGTGGCCTCCGAGCTGCTGGCGCTGCAGGTGCTGCTCGGGGTGGGGGTCGTGGTGCTCTACGGGGCGTCGCCCCGCTCGGCCGGCCTGCTGCTGCTCACCTCGCTGGCCGCCACCGTGGGGCTGGCCGCGACGGGCACGCTGTACGGCGTGCTCGCCGCCGGTCTGCGTGCCCGCGACACGCTTCTGCCCCTGCTCGTGCTGCCCGTGCTGGCGCCGGTGCTGATCGGCGCCACCCGGGCGTACGAGGCGGCGCTGGCCGGCACGCCGTCGGAGGGGTGGCCCTGGGTCGCCCTGCTCACCGTGTTCGCCGTCGTCGCCGTCGCGCTCGGGGTCGTCACCTTCGGCCCCCTCCTGGAGGAAACGTGA
- a CDS encoding biotin/lipoyl-binding carrier protein has protein sequence MAQVRAEIAANVWQVRTEVGAVVDEGDELVILESMKMEIPVLAPLAGTVAELRVQPDDQVQEGDVVAVIQPAEG, from the coding sequence GTGGCCCAGGTCCGAGCCGAGATCGCCGCCAACGTGTGGCAGGTCCGCACCGAGGTGGGGGCGGTCGTCGACGAGGGCGACGAGCTCGTCATCCTCGAGTCGATGAAGATGGAGATCCCGGTGCTGGCCCCGCTCGCCGGCACCGTCGCCGAGCTGCGCGTGCAGCCCGACGACCAGGTGCAGGAGGGTGACGTGGTCGCCGTGATCCAGCCGGCCGAGGGCTGA
- a CDS encoding aminoacyl-tRNA deacylase, with protein sequence MAGRGTPATDAARRAGVPHTLHEVPAAGAGRGPVGHGMAAAAAMGVDPARVLKTLVAEVDGRPTLGVVPVDRSLDLKALAAAAGGKRAELAGPERAERATGYVVGGISPLGQRRRLPAVVDASALDHPTVFVSGGRRGLEVELAPADLVRLAGAVVAPIAR encoded by the coding sequence CCGGCGCGCCGGCGTGCCCCACACGCTCCACGAGGTCCCCGCGGCAGGCGCCGGTCGGGGCCCGGTGGGCCACGGGATGGCCGCAGCCGCCGCGATGGGGGTCGACCCGGCCCGCGTGCTCAAGACCCTCGTCGCCGAGGTGGACGGCCGCCCCACCCTGGGCGTCGTGCCCGTCGACCGGTCGCTCGACCTGAAGGCGCTGGCGGCCGCCGCGGGTGGCAAGCGGGCCGAGCTGGCCGGGCCGGAGCGGGCCGAGCGGGCCACCGGCTACGTGGTGGGCGGCATCAGCCCGCTGGGCCAGCGCCGCCGGCTGCCGGCGGTGGTCGACGCGTCGGCCCTCGATCACCCCACGGTGTTCGTGAGCGGGGGGCGCCGGGGCCTGGAGGTCGAGCTGGCGCCGGCCGACCTGGTGCGCCTCGCCGGCGCGGTCGTCGCCCCGATCGCACGCTGA
- a CDS encoding enoyl-CoA hydratase encodes MIAPVVHTQWRGPGDRVLLITLDRPERRNALDHDTLDRLGAALDQATRGEARAVVLTGAHGVFCAGADLTGVEDEAFAAVLRGVLTGFGRLPCATIAAVEGPALGAGTQLAVACDLRVATADARFGIPAARLGLMVDQWTVQRLSLFAGHAPARAMLLAAEVLSGADALRLGLVQRPGGLAEALAWADEITGYAPLTVAGHKLALERLSAPGEPDPELSAAITTAWSSADKEEGVAAFREKRAPRFEGR; translated from the coding sequence CTGATCGCGCCCGTGGTCCACACCCAGTGGCGCGGTCCGGGCGACCGGGTGCTGCTGATCACCCTCGACCGGCCCGAGCGGCGCAACGCCCTCGACCACGACACCCTCGACCGGCTGGGCGCGGCCCTCGACCAGGCCACCCGGGGCGAGGCGCGGGCGGTGGTGCTCACCGGTGCCCACGGCGTGTTCTGCGCCGGGGCCGACCTGACCGGGGTGGAGGACGAGGCCTTCGCCGCGGTGCTCCGCGGCGTGCTCACCGGCTTCGGTCGGCTTCCGTGCGCCACCATCGCCGCGGTGGAGGGCCCCGCCCTCGGCGCCGGCACCCAGCTGGCCGTCGCCTGCGACCTCCGGGTGGCCACCGCCGACGCCCGCTTCGGGATCCCTGCGGCCCGGCTCGGGCTGATGGTCGACCAGTGGACCGTGCAGCGCCTCTCGCTGTTCGCCGGGCACGCCCCGGCCCGGGCGATGCTGCTCGCGGCCGAGGTGCTGTCGGGTGCCGACGCGCTGCGCCTCGGGCTGGTGCAGCGACCGGGTGGCCTGGCCGAGGCGCTGGCCTGGGCCGACGAGATCACCGGGTACGCGCCGCTCACCGTGGCCGGGCACAAGCTGGCCCTCGAGCGCCTGAGCGCGCCGGGCGAGCCCGACCCGGAGCTGTCGGCGGCGATCACGACGGCGTGGTCGAGCGCCGACAAGGAGGAGGGCGTGGCCGCCTTCCGGGAGAAGCGGGCCCCGCGGTTCGAGGGTCGCTAG
- the ccmA gene encoding heme ABC exporter ATP-binding protein CcmA, with amino-acid sequence MEPAVHLRAAVSLLGRFPALAGVDLEVTRGEVVLLQGPNGAGKTTLLRVCAGLLAVTSGVATVLGYDLRSDRRAVRTRVGLLGHAPALYDELTVADNVHFWTRAARAPAESADEAMEQLGLAGRLATVPVARLSAGQRRRTALAAFLARRPELWLLDEPHAGLDAAGRDQLDDLVRGAAAAGATVLVASHELDRATALAGRHVTIAGGRVVADTAPVVPTEPAHVA; translated from the coding sequence ATGGAGCCTGCCGTCCACCTCCGCGCCGCGGTGTCCCTGCTCGGGCGGTTCCCCGCCCTCGCTGGGGTCGACCTCGAGGTCACCCGGGGTGAGGTGGTGCTGCTCCAGGGTCCCAACGGCGCTGGCAAGACCACCCTGCTCCGCGTGTGTGCCGGCCTGCTGGCCGTGACCTCGGGCGTCGCCACCGTGCTCGGGTACGACCTGCGCAGCGATCGCCGGGCCGTCCGCACCCGGGTGGGGCTCCTCGGGCACGCGCCGGCCCTCTACGACGAGCTCACCGTGGCCGACAACGTGCACTTCTGGACCCGGGCCGCCAGAGCGCCGGCCGAGTCGGCCGACGAGGCCATGGAGCAGCTCGGGCTGGCCGGGCGCCTGGCCACGGTGCCCGTCGCCCGCCTGTCCGCCGGTCAGCGGCGCCGAACGGCGCTGGCGGCCTTCCTGGCGAGGCGGCCGGAGCTCTGGCTGCTCGACGAGCCGCACGCCGGTCTGGACGCCGCCGGCCGCGACCAGCTCGACGACCTGGTTCGTGGGGCCGCCGCGGCCGGCGCCACCGTCCTGGTGGCGTCCCACGAGCTCGACCGGGCCACCGCGCTGGCCGGGCGGCACGTGACCATCGCCGGGGGACGGGTCGTGGCCGACACCGCCCCGGTCGTCCCGACGGAGCCCGCCCATGTGGCGTGA
- a CDS encoding class E sortase, whose product MTASAGSPVAPTALVVDGASVAAQTPDAPRLAPLGALVMSLRARYPAVPLDVVVTAGLRDELAPSDRARLDQLVDAGAVEVIPAHPLGGEDAILLARARDRDASLVSTHPFASYREAHPWLDDPGRLLVVDGDTPGPAPAPPAPPAPPAPPGPPPRAPGTLAARFAPAGARATTAAVATPALAEAAPAAAPTPAALTETAPTEDVPTAAERDEGAHPPAPRHVRIMAGVGRGLILAGVLVVLFVVYQLWGTSLQTARAQDRLGRQLDEQLADRATPPPVGTGSTTTTAPVAPPVPEAGEALARVEIPRIGVDWVVVEGVSVEDLKKGPGHYPGTPLPGQVGNAAIAGHRTTYGAPFFRVDELAAGDEILLTTVQGTFRYLVTENFIVAPDQIEVLDPTPTATLTLTSCDPRYSARQRIIVKAALAPEAEPAPSPATTAPPAADGGPTSNQAVGAQGFGGGLGGDSSATLPAILWGLLTAGVGVGIWYAARRWRRWPAYLLGAPVFLVVLYFFFENVARLLPANV is encoded by the coding sequence GTGACCGCCAGCGCCGGCTCGCCCGTGGCGCCGACGGCCCTCGTGGTCGACGGCGCCAGCGTGGCGGCCCAGACCCCTGACGCGCCCCGCCTGGCCCCGCTCGGGGCCCTGGTGATGTCGCTGCGCGCCCGGTACCCGGCGGTACCGCTCGACGTGGTGGTCACCGCCGGCCTGCGCGACGAGCTGGCGCCCTCGGACCGGGCCCGCCTCGACCAGCTGGTCGACGCCGGGGCGGTGGAGGTGATCCCGGCTCACCCGCTGGGCGGCGAGGACGCGATCCTGCTCGCCCGCGCCCGGGACCGCGACGCCAGCCTCGTGAGCACGCACCCCTTCGCGTCGTACCGGGAAGCCCACCCCTGGCTCGACGACCCCGGCCGCCTCCTGGTGGTGGACGGCGACACCCCGGGTCCCGCCCCGGCTCCCCCGGCTCCCCCGGCTCCCCCAGCTCCCCCGGGGCCGCCGCCCCGGGCCCCGGGCACCCTGGCCGCCCGCTTCGCCCCGGCCGGCGCGCGTGCGACCACCGCTGCCGTCGCCACCCCCGCCCTCGCCGAAGCCGCGCCCGCCGCCGCGCCCACCCCGGCCGCGCTCACCGAAACCGCCCCCACCGAGGACGTGCCCACCGCGGCCGAGCGGGACGAGGGGGCGCACCCGCCCGCTCCCCGCCACGTGCGGATCATGGCCGGGGTCGGCAGGGGCCTGATCCTCGCTGGCGTGCTCGTGGTGCTGTTCGTCGTCTACCAGCTGTGGGGCACCAGCCTCCAGACCGCCCGGGCCCAGGACCGCCTGGGGCGCCAGCTCGACGAGCAGCTCGCCGACCGTGCGACGCCGCCGCCGGTGGGGACCGGGTCGACCACCACCACCGCGCCCGTCGCCCCACCCGTGCCCGAAGCCGGCGAGGCCCTCGCCCGCGTCGAGATCCCGAGGATCGGCGTGGACTGGGTGGTCGTCGAGGGGGTGTCGGTCGAGGACCTGAAGAAGGGCCCCGGCCACTATCCCGGCACCCCCCTGCCGGGCCAGGTGGGAAACGCTGCCATCGCCGGCCACCGGACCACCTACGGTGCCCCGTTCTTCCGGGTCGACGAGCTGGCCGCCGGCGACGAGATCCTGCTGACGACCGTCCAGGGCACGTTCCGCTACCTCGTCACCGAGAACTTCATCGTCGCCCCGGACCAGATCGAGGTGCTCGACCCGACGCCGACGGCCACACTCACCCTGACGTCGTGCGACCCCCGCTACAGCGCCCGGCAGCGGATCATCGTGAAGGCCGCCCTCGCACCCGAGGCGGAGCCGGCCCCCTCGCCCGCCACCACCGCCCCGCCCGCCGCCGACGGCGGTCCCACCTCCAACCAGGCCGTGGGCGCCCAGGGCTTCGGCGGCGGGCTGGGCGGCGACAGCTCCGCGACCCTGCCCGCGATCCTGTGGGGCCTGCTCACGGCCGGTGTCGGCGTGGGCATCTGGTACGCCGCCCGGCGGTGGCGGCGCTGGCCCGCCTACCTGCTCGGCGCGCCGGTGTTCCTGGTCGTGCTCTACTTCTTCTTCGAGAACGTCGCCCGGCTCCTCCCGGCGAACGTCTGA
- a CDS encoding SDR family oxidoreductase: MELIGKRVLVTGASRGIGEATARRFAAVGATVALAARSADAIAALAAEFGGTAHPVDLAEPAQVDGFVARVEREAGGPVDVLVNNAGVELTGPFTATAPDDIQRLYQLNLVTPVQLCHQAIPRMTERGGGRIVNVSSAAASVATAGIVAYASSKAGLSSFARALDLELLGTPVKTVLVEIGFVPTEMVDQLEGYEPSRRARERLGRLRLSVDIPVVKVADAIVAAVIADRRRVRLPLRAAVWPAWMEVPQRAADLFLHGVPRRPTT, encoded by the coding sequence ATGGAGCTCATCGGGAAGCGGGTGCTGGTCACCGGGGCGTCGCGGGGCATCGGCGAGGCCACCGCCCGCCGGTTCGCGGCGGTCGGCGCCACCGTGGCGCTGGCGGCCCGCTCGGCCGACGCCATCGCCGCCCTGGCCGCCGAGTTCGGCGGCACCGCCCACCCGGTCGACCTCGCCGAACCCGCCCAGGTCGACGGCTTCGTGGCCCGGGTGGAGCGGGAGGCCGGCGGCCCGGTCGACGTGCTGGTGAACAACGCCGGCGTGGAGCTGACCGGGCCGTTCACCGCCACGGCTCCCGACGACATCCAGCGGCTCTACCAGCTGAACCTCGTCACCCCGGTGCAGCTGTGCCACCAGGCCATCCCCCGCATGACCGAGCGGGGCGGCGGGCGCATCGTGAACGTGTCGTCGGCCGCGGCCAGCGTGGCCACCGCCGGCATCGTCGCCTACGCCTCCAGCAAGGCCGGCCTGTCCTCGTTCGCCCGCGCCCTCGACCTCGAGCTGCTGGGCACGCCCGTGAAGACCGTCCTGGTCGAGATCGGCTTCGTGCCCACCGAGATGGTCGACCAGCTCGAGGGCTACGAGCCCAGCCGGCGGGCACGCGAGCGCCTGGGCCGGCTCCGCCTGTCGGTCGACATCCCCGTCGTCAAGGTGGCCGACGCCATCGTCGCGGCCGTGATCGCCGACCGGCGACGGGTCCGGCTCCCCCTGCGGGCCGCCGTCTGGCCGGCCTGGATGGAGGTGCCGCAGCGGGCCGCCGACCTGTTCCTGCACGGCGTGCCCCGTCGCCCTACCACCTGA